The DNA region ATCGCGCAGACACTGGCCCGCACCGGCCGGTACGACGCCATCGTCTGCCTGGGCTGCGTCATTCGGGGAGAGACGACACACGACCGCTATGTGGCATCCGGCGCGACAACCGGCCTCATTCAGGTTTCTCTCGAATCTTCGCTGCCGGTAACGTTCGGGGTACTCACGACACAAACGTTGGAACAAGCCGAGGCCCGCAGCGGCGGCTCACACGGGGACAAAGGGGAGGACGCGGCGTTTGCCGCGGTAGAGATGGCGTCGGTCCTCCGCCAGATTCGAGACCACGGTTAGTGTTGGCCTGTTCCACCACCGCTGCCCGACGACCCGCTCCCACCGCTGCCTGAGGAACCGCCGCTCCCCGACGTGCCTGTATTGAGCGATGCTCCGGCGTTCACGGAGACGCCACCGCCGTTGACCGACGCACCGCCGTTAACCGATGCGCCGCCACCGTTGACGGATGCGCCGCCGTTGACCGAGGCACCGCCGTTGACCGAGGCACCGCCGTTGACCGATGCGCCCCCGCTGTTGACGGATGCGCCGCCCCCGTTGACGGACGCTCCCCCATTGACGGACGCTCCCCCATTGACCGAGGCGCCGGCGCTGGCCT from bacterium includes:
- the ribH gene encoding 6,7-dimethyl-8-ribityllumazine synthase — translated: MGETFRGGREGAGLRIAVAVSRFNENITRRLLQGALGTLRKCGVAEGSVDVAWVPGAYDLPVIAQTLARTGRYDAIVCLGCVIRGETTHDRYVASGATTGLIQVSLESSLPVTFGVLTTQTLEQAEARSGGSHGDKGEDAAFAAVEMASVLRQIRDHG